A window of the Schlesneria paludicola DSM 18645 genome harbors these coding sequences:
- a CDS encoding glycosyltransferase family 2 protein: MPAYNAAKTLERTVADIPPGSVDEVILVDDCSRDNTVEIAERLGLTVIRHEKNLGYGGNQKTCYRRALDNGADYIVMIHPDYQYDSRVIPAAIDIIRLGICDFIMGSRIRTRSEALAGGMPPWKYIANRCLTLTENVALGQNLGDFHSGFRAYRREVLETIPYQQNSNDFVFDSEFLAQAVHFGFKLGDIPVPVRYFDEASSINFRRSVTYGLSTLGVLGKFWGRRLGIWKSPLFNPKSADALPKN, from the coding sequence ATGCCCGCCTACAACGCGGCCAAAACGCTGGAACGGACCGTCGCCGACATCCCTCCCGGATCGGTCGATGAGGTTATCCTGGTGGATGATTGCAGTCGCGACAATACCGTTGAGATTGCCGAACGGCTTGGACTGACCGTGATTCGGCACGAAAAAAATCTCGGTTATGGCGGTAATCAAAAAACCTGCTATCGACGGGCACTCGATAACGGGGCGGACTACATCGTGATGATCCACCCCGACTACCAATACGACAGCCGCGTGATTCCCGCGGCAATCGACATCATCCGGCTGGGGATTTGCGACTTTATCATGGGCTCCCGTATCCGAACGCGCAGTGAAGCATTGGCGGGGGGCATGCCGCCCTGGAAATACATCGCCAATCGTTGCCTGACGCTCACCGAGAATGTCGCTCTCGGTCAGAATCTGGGAGATTTTCACAGCGGTTTTCGAGCTTACCGTCGGGAAGTTCTCGAAACGATTCCTTATCAGCAGAACTCGAACGACTTCGTCTTCGATAGCGAATTCCTCGCTCAAGCAGTGCACTTTGGCTTCAAGCTTGGCGATATCCCCGTACCCGTTCGCTATTTTGACGAAGCGTCGAGCATCAATTTTCGCCGGAGCGTCACTTACGGATTGTCGACGCTGGGGGTCCTGGGGAAATTCTGGGGACGTAGACTGGGGATCTGGAAATCACCTCTTTTCAATCCCAAATCAGCCGACGCGTTACCCAAGAATTAG
- a CDS encoding mannonate dehydratase — translation MMQLSTVLTPMSDENLTLAAQCGVYGVVARYPGPHLQDLLQVRDRIESFGLKLIAIEGGLPIERIKVGQDDGSDLAEMKLLMQNLNKAGIQYVCYNFMAGTDWVRTRLDAPERGGAKVTSFALADVEQAMSLTIGAQQVGREMISAEDLWTNLTRFLQELLPVAEANGVFLCMHPDDPPLPALLGKSRIMNSVENFERLVKLVPSRSNAICFCQGTFATMGADIPAAIRRLGSHIQYVHFRDVRGNAESFAETFHDNGPTDMAAAIRAYREIGFQGPIRPDHVPQLVGEDDGEPGYTMLGRLFAYGYIRGLLHATK, via the coding sequence ATGATGCAACTGTCGACCGTACTCACTCCCATGTCCGACGAAAACCTGACGCTCGCCGCGCAGTGTGGCGTCTATGGCGTCGTCGCCCGCTACCCCGGTCCCCATTTGCAGGATTTACTGCAAGTACGCGATCGGATTGAGTCATTCGGCCTGAAGCTGATCGCGATCGAAGGGGGACTGCCCATCGAACGAATCAAGGTCGGCCAAGACGATGGCAGCGATCTGGCCGAGATGAAGCTGCTGATGCAGAACCTCAACAAGGCTGGGATTCAGTATGTCTGCTACAACTTCATGGCGGGTACAGACTGGGTTCGCACGCGGCTGGATGCCCCCGAGCGGGGCGGAGCGAAAGTGACGTCGTTCGCGTTGGCGGATGTGGAACAGGCGATGTCGCTAACCATCGGCGCACAGCAGGTCGGACGCGAGATGATTTCGGCCGAGGACTTGTGGACGAATCTGACGCGATTTCTGCAGGAGCTGCTTCCGGTCGCCGAAGCCAATGGCGTCTTTCTGTGCATGCATCCCGATGATCCCCCGCTGCCCGCACTCTTGGGAAAATCGAGGATCATGAATTCCGTCGAGAACTTTGAACGTCTGGTCAAACTGGTCCCCAGCCGGTCGAATGCGATTTGTTTCTGCCAGGGAACCTTCGCCACGATGGGAGCCGATATTCCTGCGGCGATTCGACGCCTGGGTTCGCACATTCAATATGTGCACTTTCGCGATGTTCGCGGAAACGCAGAATCCTTTGCGGAAACCTTTCACGATAACGGTCCCACGGATATGGCGGCCGCGATTCGCGCCTATCGAGAGATTGGCTTCCAGGGGCCCATTCGCCCCGACCATGTTCCGCAGCTTGTCGGTGAAGACGACGGTGAGCCTGGATACACCATGCTGGGGCGGCTGTTTGCCTATGGCTACATCCGCGGTCTGCTGCACGCGACGAAGTGA
- a CDS encoding AAA family ATPase has product MKTTNVLNDLRARIESGYPLIFLNSAEEDRWERELAEVAMELERGLVTWTITRGLQPPASDQFNEPPSARLLLDQLSLYPDEHLFLVKDFHPFLSDPYIVRSIRDVLPQLIKQRKTLLFFGPVSAVPLELEKESIKIKLPMPDYDDLREEFDRVWSDLQTSDASTLQLSTDDEDRLIKSVMGLTAQEACQAWRRALHSCRELNDDLFATLISEKRSLATASDILEFYDLEDGASDIGGLDQLKDWISKRAEAYSPRAREQNVPLPKGVLLLGVQGCGKSLTARATARILSFPLIRLDIAAVLGAQRGESERNLRNVLNLVESIAPAVLWLDEIEKGFAGVEDDGRAGADNTMVRLLGTFLTWMMELDLPIFVVATTNSIERLPPEMLRRGRFDELFFVDLPNFEERRNILEIHLRKRGWKTEQLDIDDIARRSEGFSGSELEQIVVSALIEAFGDHRVLAQGDLERAWRATVPLSITMEDKIFALRNWAQDRCRRATSDSRVTAMLEAEHRNDLARSAKPDPAASTAPPWMQLASAGQLKAAIVEFVRAKGEVLFPEIVDVMRPYMEVAGDQGLALRTNPNTVLWAGLSQALSELLTELTASKRIYIHPTELDRYKSIQQGIRLPVLKEPTDDRIPRAAWLPASVRTAPHPVHGTRLSRIGRMRLAPS; this is encoded by the coding sequence ATGAAAACGACGAACGTCCTCAATGATCTTCGTGCCCGGATCGAATCGGGGTATCCGCTGATCTTTCTGAACTCGGCGGAAGAAGATCGCTGGGAACGCGAACTGGCCGAGGTGGCGATGGAGCTCGAACGCGGGCTGGTCACCTGGACGATTACGCGGGGGCTGCAACCGCCCGCGTCCGACCAATTCAACGAACCGCCGTCGGCGCGACTGCTGCTGGATCAACTCAGTCTCTATCCCGACGAGCATCTGTTTCTCGTCAAAGATTTTCATCCGTTCCTGTCCGACCCTTATATTGTCCGTTCGATCCGCGACGTGCTGCCGCAACTGATCAAGCAGCGGAAAACCTTGTTGTTTTTTGGTCCTGTTTCCGCCGTTCCGCTCGAGCTTGAGAAGGAGTCGATCAAGATCAAGCTACCCATGCCCGACTACGACGACTTGCGCGAGGAGTTCGATCGGGTTTGGTCTGATCTGCAGACCTCGGATGCTTCAACATTACAGCTCAGTACGGACGACGAAGACCGTCTGATCAAATCGGTGATGGGATTGACGGCGCAGGAAGCATGTCAGGCCTGGCGACGTGCACTTCATTCGTGCCGCGAACTGAACGATGATCTGTTCGCGACGTTGATCTCGGAAAAGCGGAGTCTTGCCACGGCGTCAGATATCCTCGAGTTCTACGACCTTGAGGACGGTGCGAGTGACATCGGCGGTTTGGATCAACTCAAAGATTGGATCTCGAAACGGGCCGAGGCGTATTCTCCGCGCGCTCGTGAACAGAACGTCCCACTGCCGAAAGGGGTGCTGTTGCTGGGGGTACAAGGGTGTGGAAAGAGTCTGACCGCCCGTGCGACGGCGCGGATTCTCAGTTTTCCCCTGATTCGCCTCGATATCGCGGCCGTCCTGGGAGCACAGCGTGGTGAATCCGAACGAAACCTGCGCAACGTGCTAAATCTGGTAGAGTCGATTGCTCCGGCCGTGTTGTGGCTCGACGAAATTGAGAAAGGGTTCGCTGGCGTCGAAGACGATGGTCGCGCCGGTGCCGACAACACCATGGTGCGGCTGCTTGGGACGTTTTTGACCTGGATGATGGAGCTGGATCTGCCCATCTTCGTCGTTGCTACGACAAACTCCATCGAACGACTTCCGCCCGAGATGCTGCGCCGTGGTCGATTTGATGAACTCTTTTTCGTCGATCTCCCGAATTTCGAAGAACGCCGAAACATTCTCGAAATCCATCTCAGAAAGCGCGGCTGGAAAACAGAGCAGCTCGACATCGATGATATTGCGCGTCGCAGCGAAGGCTTCAGTGGATCGGAACTGGAACAGATCGTCGTGTCGGCATTGATTGAAGCCTTTGGTGACCACCGTGTTCTGGCGCAGGGCGACTTGGAACGAGCCTGGCGTGCGACGGTTCCTCTTTCGATCACGATGGAAGATAAGATCTTCGCCCTGCGCAACTGGGCTCAGGATCGTTGCCGCCGCGCGACCTCCGACAGCCGCGTGACTGCGATGCTCGAGGCCGAGCATCGCAACGATCTGGCGCGAAGTGCGAAGCCGGATCCCGCTGCGTCGACGGCACCACCGTGGATGCAGCTTGCATCGGCCGGACAGTTGAAGGCAGCGATTGTCGAGTTCGTCCGCGCCAAGGGGGAAGTCCTCTTCCCGGAAATCGTCGATGTGATGCGGCCGTATATGGAAGTCGCAGGGGACCAGGGGCTGGCCCTCAGAACGAATCCCAATACCGTCCTGTGGGCGGGACTGAGCCAGGCATTGAGCGAACTGCTGACGGAGCTTACGGCTTCAAAACGGATCTACATTCACCCGACGGAGCTGGATCGGTACAAGTCGATTCAACAGGGGATTCGCCTGCCAGTGCTGAAGGAACCAACTGACGATCGCATTCCGCGGGCCGCCTGGTTGCCAGCGTCGGTTCGTACAGCACCGCATCCGGTCCACGGGACCCGACTTTCGCGTATCGGGCGGATGCGGCTTGCGCCATCGTGA
- a CDS encoding aminotransferase class I/II-fold pyridoxal phosphate-dependent enzyme, protein MRNESEIPFADNPFSIPVADRLKRLPPYLFGKINKLKYQQRVAGVDVIDLGMGNPTDAPDQQITDKMQEALLEPKNHRYSVANGIASLRREVAKRYDRKYGVKLNGDDEVIACLGSKEAFSHMCLALMGPGDTAIVPAPTFPIHAYSVMLASGNVIALDVRDPSEFLKNVAYTCEHLYPKPKLVVANFPHNPSGTCIEQKFFDELVVLAKRYKFLVISDFAYADICYDGYQAPSFLASPGAIDVGVEMTTMSKGFSMAGWRIGFCSGNREMVRALATIKGYYDYGIFQAVQIAAIIAMRNCEPAVEAIAKEYQIRRDALVDGLNRIGWDIEKPKAGMFVWAKIPEPWAQMGSIEFSMKLLQEGGVAVSPGRGFGEEGEGYLRLAIVENSQRLRQAVRQIQTCLKAEAAPAA, encoded by the coding sequence ATGCGTAACGAATCGGAAATCCCGTTTGCTGACAATCCATTTTCGATTCCGGTCGCAGATCGACTTAAACGATTGCCGCCCTATCTGTTCGGGAAAATCAACAAGCTGAAATACCAGCAGCGTGTGGCGGGCGTCGACGTGATTGATCTGGGGATGGGCAATCCGACGGACGCGCCAGATCAACAGATCACCGACAAGATGCAAGAAGCCCTGCTCGAACCGAAGAACCACCGGTATTCGGTCGCCAACGGGATCGCCAGCCTGCGCCGCGAAGTCGCGAAGCGGTACGATCGGAAGTACGGCGTCAAGCTGAACGGCGACGACGAAGTCATCGCCTGTCTGGGTTCGAAAGAAGCGTTCAGCCATATGTGTCTGGCGCTCATGGGGCCCGGCGACACCGCGATCGTTCCCGCACCGACCTTCCCCATTCACGCTTACTCGGTAATGCTCGCGTCCGGCAATGTCATCGCTCTCGACGTGCGCGATCCTTCGGAATTTCTGAAGAATGTCGCCTACACGTGCGAGCATCTGTATCCCAAGCCAAAGCTGGTTGTCGCCAACTTCCCTCACAATCCTTCGGGGACCTGCATCGAGCAAAAGTTCTTTGACGAGTTGGTCGTTCTGGCGAAGCGATACAAGTTCCTGGTGATCAGCGATTTTGCTTACGCCGACATCTGCTACGACGGCTACCAGGCCCCCAGCTTTCTGGCGTCACCGGGTGCCATCGACGTCGGCGTCGAAATGACGACGATGAGCAAAGGGTTCAGCATGGCCGGCTGGCGAATCGGCTTCTGCTCGGGAAATCGCGAGATGGTGCGAGCTCTCGCCACGATCAAGGGCTATTACGACTATGGGATTTTCCAGGCCGTTCAGATCGCCGCCATCATCGCGATGCGGAACTGCGAACCCGCGGTCGAAGCGATCGCCAAAGAGTATCAGATTCGCCGCGATGCCCTGGTTGATGGCCTGAATCGGATTGGCTGGGATATCGAAAAGCCCAAGGCGGGGATGTTCGTCTGGGCGAAGATTCCCGAACCGTGGGCTCAAATGGGTTCGATCGAATTCTCGATGAAGCTGCTGCAGGAAGGCGGTGTCGCCGTCAGTCCGGGACGTGGATTCGGAGAAGAAGGCGAAGGCTACTTGCGACTGGCGATCGTCGAGAATAGCCAGCGACTGCGGCAGGCCGTTCGTCAGATTCAAACCTGCTTAAAGGCGGAAGCGGCTCCTGCGGCCTAA
- a CDS encoding ankyrin repeat domain-containing protein has translation MTLSDFHGIKAKSAIDALAIAAGAGMIKQMQLLLADGTDINGVASFPQVTPLASAAGDGVIKSVEFLLKNGADINNPGPNHKTPLMHACSCGGKKGSQVAAALIKAGADIACVRSSDEMTALKFAVGNSTPELIQMLIDHGADVDGPPGTDQTALMLAARADDVEALKVLVRNGADTSRPCKLPWAKNRTALGLAGLEKCKKAVKFLTSLDSDAPVVSEQAPILTPDNPLFPLLPWIKRQERPCWLPMVEDGDGDVMTSKFGGIPWLDVNESWPTCKACHLPLELFLQLNLAELPAELNSRFGTGLLQFFYCTEQGEECEGENGWEPFSDSVSRVRIVSPHGMAAQIPCQNRCDAKRIIEWEKTVDYPSPAEHDQLGIIIDYHFNDVPFKPTEITCKELGLHFTGIEFVDSLGEIVQSLPGDKLAGWPCWVQGVEYPHCPKCGERMELLFQIGSEDHIPFMFGDCGIGHITQCRQHKEVVAFGWACS, from the coding sequence ATGACGCTTTCCGATTTTCACGGCATCAAGGCCAAGTCAGCAATCGACGCACTCGCCATCGCGGCGGGGGCCGGCATGATCAAACAAATGCAACTCCTGCTCGCTGACGGCACAGATATCAATGGGGTCGCATCATTTCCGCAGGTGACTCCACTCGCATCCGCTGCGGGAGACGGCGTCATCAAATCCGTCGAGTTTCTGCTCAAAAACGGTGCAGACATTAACAATCCCGGCCCCAACCACAAGACGCCGCTGATGCATGCATGCTCCTGCGGCGGGAAGAAGGGATCGCAGGTCGCGGCGGCACTGATAAAAGCAGGCGCGGACATTGCATGCGTCCGCAGTTCCGACGAAATGACCGCGTTGAAGTTTGCTGTCGGCAATTCCACACCTGAATTGATTCAAATGCTCATCGATCACGGCGCAGACGTGGATGGACCTCCAGGAACGGATCAGACAGCCTTAATGCTGGCAGCGAGAGCAGACGACGTCGAGGCACTTAAGGTGCTGGTCCGCAATGGAGCCGATACGTCACGCCCCTGCAAATTGCCTTGGGCGAAGAATCGGACCGCGTTGGGACTCGCGGGATTAGAGAAGTGTAAAAAGGCCGTGAAATTTCTCACTTCTCTCGATTCCGATGCGCCCGTCGTGAGCGAGCAGGCTCCCATTCTCACGCCAGACAACCCACTCTTTCCACTTCTCCCTTGGATCAAGCGTCAAGAACGGCCCTGTTGGCTGCCCATGGTGGAAGATGGCGATGGTGACGTCATGACATCCAAGTTCGGTGGCATTCCATGGCTGGATGTGAATGAATCCTGGCCAACTTGCAAAGCATGCCACCTGCCGCTCGAACTATTTCTTCAGCTGAATCTCGCGGAGCTTCCCGCGGAGCTGAACAGCCGCTTTGGAACCGGGCTGCTGCAATTTTTCTATTGCACAGAGCAGGGCGAAGAGTGCGAGGGTGAGAATGGTTGGGAACCGTTTTCGGATTCTGTTTCTCGCGTCAGAATTGTGTCACCGCACGGCATGGCAGCTCAGATTCCTTGCCAAAACCGGTGTGACGCCAAGCGGATCATCGAATGGGAAAAAACCGTTGACTACCCGAGTCCGGCCGAGCACGACCAGTTGGGCATCATCATCGACTACCACTTCAATGACGTACCGTTCAAGCCGACGGAAATAACCTGCAAGGAACTCGGACTGCATTTCACGGGTATCGAATTTGTGGACTCCCTTGGAGAAATCGTCCAGAGTCTTCCGGGAGACAAACTCGCAGGCTGGCCGTGTTGGGTTCAAGGAGTCGAGTATCCCCACTGTCCAAAATGTGGTGAGCGAATGGAGCTCCTGTTCCAGATCGGATCGGAAGATCATATTCCGTTCATGTTTGGCGACTGTGGGATCGGCCATATCACACAGTGCCGCCAACACAAAGAGGTTGTCGCTTTCGGTTGGGCATGCTCCTGA
- a CDS encoding DUF2165 family protein, with amino-acid sequence MANILFLKRSLLLFWAIWLFVILLSNLTDAAKELGFLGESWVFASGNFQFLKATTARYGNPAIVDRLLFCGVISWEGLAALLFWRATWTYRGKKAGRDHLYRAFTASLSLWAAFVIADEICIAYALEATHLRLFIAQLVTLLAIELLPEE; translated from the coding sequence GTGGCCAACATCCTTTTTCTGAAACGATCGCTGCTCCTCTTCTGGGCGATTTGGCTATTCGTGATTCTTCTCAGTAACCTGACAGATGCCGCGAAAGAATTGGGCTTTCTCGGCGAATCCTGGGTATTCGCTTCAGGCAACTTCCAATTCCTGAAAGCGACAACCGCCCGGTACGGCAACCCCGCGATCGTGGATCGCCTGCTGTTTTGTGGTGTCATCAGTTGGGAAGGTCTCGCCGCACTGCTGTTCTGGCGAGCAACCTGGACTTACCGAGGCAAAAAAGCGGGCCGCGATCATCTCTATCGCGCCTTTACGGCCTCACTGTCGTTATGGGCGGCATTCGTCATTGCCGATGAAATCTGTATCGCGTACGCACTGGAAGCGACGCATTTACGGCTATTCATCGCCCAATTGGTGACACTCTTGGCGATCGAACTGCTGCCGGAAGAATGA
- a CDS encoding DUF1559 domain-containing protein, whose translation MFRTWFRRSGFTLIELLVVIAIIAVLIALLLPAVQQAREAARRTQCKNNLKQLGLAFFNYESTFNQFPPVGTVDNLPAPRNDYNAHGFIEYLLPYIDQGNLYSQINFSVPIGFGTATGGPLNMSSVGGTNYAASQNFTTFSSTAITALMCPSVPRNSTLVISQDATLAQNGVTGAYNVGSANDYGASSGIRHTLANIYQAAKPSVVDRSGILNTSTMRPSVAQVTDGTSNTFLMCEIAGRPNWYSNGKLIYTSPNGSSTLSQGSGGPVQGVIGPVTMTTSSVYGGAWTDWNSVQLWFKGSDLLGSGNEGPCVINCTNLFDYSMYAFHPGGAHVLMGDGTVRFLAQNMSNVVFAEGVTQGSGSPNGEF comes from the coding sequence ATGTTCAGGACTTGGTTTCGTAGGTCGGGATTTACCTTGATCGAATTGTTAGTGGTCATCGCAATTATTGCAGTGTTAATTGCACTATTGTTACCTGCTGTGCAACAGGCGCGTGAGGCTGCCCGCCGTACTCAATGCAAGAATAACTTGAAGCAACTGGGGTTGGCGTTTTTCAACTACGAGTCGACGTTCAATCAGTTTCCACCAGTCGGCACGGTTGATAATCTTCCCGCGCCTCGAAATGACTATAACGCCCACGGATTCATCGAATACCTACTGCCGTATATCGATCAGGGAAATCTTTATAGCCAGATTAATTTCAGCGTGCCAATTGGATTCGGCACCGCCACAGGTGGACCGCTGAACATGAGTTCCGTCGGTGGGACGAACTACGCGGCGTCGCAGAATTTTACGACGTTCTCGTCGACGGCGATTACCGCTTTGATGTGCCCCTCGGTTCCCCGAAACTCGACTCTGGTGATCAGTCAAGATGCAACTCTGGCCCAGAACGGGGTCACGGGTGCATACAATGTCGGTAGTGCAAACGATTACGGTGCGTCGAGCGGGATTCGCCACACTCTTGCGAACATCTACCAGGCAGCCAAGCCTTCCGTGGTTGACAGGTCTGGAATTCTGAACACGTCCACGATGCGTCCGTCAGTCGCTCAGGTCACCGATGGGACTTCGAATACGTTTCTGATGTGTGAAATTGCTGGTCGTCCCAACTGGTATTCAAACGGAAAACTGATTTACACGTCGCCTAACGGAAGCAGCACGTTGTCTCAGGGCAGCGGCGGACCGGTCCAGGGTGTTATTGGCCCGGTGACCATGACGACCAGTTCGGTGTACGGAGGGGCTTGGACTGACTGGAACAGCGTCCAACTCTGGTTCAAAGGTTCCGACCTGCTCGGTAGCGGCAACGAGGGCCCCTGTGTGATTAACTGCACAAACCTCTTTGATTACAGCATGTACGCCTTCCACCCCGGTGGCGCGCACGTCCTAATGGGCGACGGAACGGTTCGCTTTTTGGCTCAGAATATGTCAAACGTTGTGTTTGCAGAAGGGGTCACACAGGGTTCGGGTTCACCGAACGGCGAATTCTGA
- a CDS encoding sulfatase-like hydrolase/transferase gives MNLSTAVRSRSIRVCVFVSAIALVLTGYSFWRPSRPNVILITFDTTRADHIGAYGYTQGLTESLDDLAKTGVVFERAYAPAPLTLVSHTTMLTGLYPPEHGLRLNGAGRLTKDIPLLPELLQRHGYQTGAFVAAFVLDSKFGLERGFDVYDDDLSGTKAAAHSTDRRRDGESVVTAALAWLKNRTSRPFFCWIHLYDAHDPYDARPNRFGDKFAQQPYDAGIAVEDQQLERVRRFLRDEHLDDQTLVVVAGDHGEGLGEHDEEEHSMLVYNSTLHVPLVIAGGGKYCRPGLRVAEPVSLVDLTPTLLDLAGVPAPKHFSGRSLRAALAGDTVQEVPCYAETEAPFRGNRWCPLHTVISGKWKFIHTTRPELFNLADDPREENNLVSTDHDRLIEMQSILEAMQEQFVVSEASNLNLSTSDRQKLAALGYVAGSKGDDAAVSPDETLPDMKDMLPYCNMIYAAQSLLRQRQFDEAGELAKKIIAATDKLPMAYLVLGDVLREQNRLDEAEATYRQLLDPQPENAIAHAHLAVVYVKRGQFDQAAQEFRRAIKLDPDGSQFHLDLAQTLTQLDKFDEAILEYREAIKADPAFVIAHFQLGLLMARGNRPRDAIASFKQAVKYDPGFLMAYINLAHLELQLGNAVDAVVHAQKGVDLDSSSFEARLQLGVALTMQRQIPEGITQLERAHQLRPDDPRPLQLIQQAKGSLGRR, from the coding sequence GTGAATCTATCCACAGCGGTGCGATCTCGATCGATTCGAGTGTGCGTGTTTGTCTCGGCAATTGCCCTTGTGCTGACGGGTTATTCCTTCTGGCGTCCCAGTCGGCCGAATGTGATTCTGATCACGTTCGATACCACGCGAGCGGATCACATTGGGGCCTATGGCTACACGCAAGGGTTGACGGAAAGTCTTGACGATTTGGCAAAAACAGGTGTCGTGTTTGAGCGAGCCTACGCCCCTGCGCCCCTGACACTGGTTTCGCACACAACCATGCTGACAGGGCTGTACCCACCCGAACATGGATTGCGGCTCAATGGGGCGGGGCGGCTGACCAAAGACATTCCGTTGTTGCCGGAACTGTTGCAGCGACATGGGTACCAGACCGGGGCCTTCGTCGCGGCGTTCGTGCTGGATTCCAAATTCGGGCTTGAGCGAGGGTTCGATGTTTATGACGATGATCTCTCAGGGACGAAAGCCGCGGCCCATTCGACCGATCGACGCCGCGATGGCGAGTCGGTTGTCACGGCGGCGCTTGCGTGGCTGAAGAATCGGACGTCACGGCCATTTTTCTGCTGGATTCATCTGTACGACGCACATGATCCGTATGACGCGCGTCCCAATCGTTTCGGTGACAAGTTTGCACAACAGCCCTATGACGCCGGAATCGCGGTCGAAGATCAGCAGTTGGAACGAGTCCGGCGATTCTTGCGTGACGAGCACCTTGATGATCAGACGCTGGTTGTCGTGGCAGGCGATCACGGTGAAGGGTTGGGCGAGCACGATGAAGAAGAGCATTCGATGCTGGTCTACAACAGCACGTTGCACGTGCCTCTGGTCATCGCAGGTGGAGGAAAATATTGCCGACCGGGACTGCGAGTTGCCGAACCTGTTTCGCTAGTGGACCTGACCCCCACGCTGTTGGATCTTGCGGGTGTGCCGGCGCCAAAGCATTTCAGCGGTCGCAGTCTTCGGGCGGCATTGGCGGGTGATACGGTTCAGGAAGTTCCGTGCTATGCCGAGACCGAGGCGCCATTTCGAGGCAACCGTTGGTGCCCGCTTCATACCGTCATTTCCGGCAAGTGGAAGTTCATTCACACGACTCGCCCCGAGTTGTTCAATCTGGCGGACGACCCGCGGGAAGAAAACAATCTCGTTTCGACCGACCATGATCGACTCATCGAAATGCAGTCAATTTTGGAGGCGATGCAGGAACAGTTCGTTGTTTCGGAGGCGAGCAATCTGAATCTCTCCACAAGCGATCGGCAAAAACTCGCGGCACTCGGTTATGTGGCTGGAAGCAAAGGTGACGATGCCGCCGTTTCTCCAGATGAAACGCTGCCGGACATGAAGGACATGCTTCCGTACTGCAACATGATCTACGCTGCGCAATCGCTGCTGCGGCAACGCCAATTCGACGAGGCAGGAGAACTCGCGAAGAAAATCATTGCTGCCACGGACAAACTTCCGATGGCGTATCTTGTTCTGGGGGATGTCCTGCGCGAGCAGAATCGCTTGGATGAAGCAGAAGCGACGTACCGTCAACTGCTCGATCCACAACCCGAGAACGCGATTGCTCATGCTCACTTGGCGGTGGTTTACGTGAAGCGAGGTCAGTTTGACCAAGCCGCACAGGAATTTCGTCGCGCGATCAAATTGGATCCAGACGGATCTCAATTCCATCTCGACCTGGCTCAGACGTTAACTCAGCTGGATAAGTTCGACGAAGCGATCTTGGAATACCGTGAAGCAATCAAGGCCGATCCGGCGTTCGTCATCGCTCATTTTCAATTGGGACTGCTCATGGCGCGAGGCAATCGTCCCCGCGATGCGATCGCGAGTTTCAAGCAGGCCGTCAAATATGATCCTGGCTTTTTGATGGCGTACATCAATCTGGCTCATCTTGAGCTGCAGCTCGGCAACGCTGTCGATGCGGTCGTCCATGCTCAGAAGGGGGTTGATCTGGATTCGTCGTCGTTTGAAGCCCGGTTGCAGTTGGGGGTCGCGCTGACGATGCAGAGGCAAATTCCAGAGGGGATTACACAATTGGAGAGGGCGCATCAGTTGCGCCCCGACGATCCCCGGCCTTTGCAGTTGATCCAGCAGGCGAAAGGCTCTCTCGGTCGTCGTTAG